One Candidatus Symbiobacter mobilis CR genomic window, CTTGTCCGGTGAAAAACCGCCCAAACTGATGCGCGGCTTCGATGACGGCGCGGTAGCCGCCAATGTTGGCCATCGAGCTGAGGGCATCGAGCTTTTGCGCACGGGAAATGCGCGGCACGCTATCCATTGCCAGCACCGTGGCTTTTTTGGCCGCCAGCGCTTGCAGAAGTTCGGGGTTTTGGGCAGGCCAGAGGAAGCTGACGAGCGTGCGCCCCTCGGGCATCGCAGCGACTTCGTCCATCGACGGCGCACGTACTTTGAAGACGATGTCCGCGCGCTCCCACAGTTGCTTCGCATCTGGAACGACGCTGGCCCCGGCGGCCTGGTAGGCATCGTCACCGATGCTCGATGCCTCCCCCGCCCCGCTTTCCACAACCACGGAAAAGCCCAGTTTGATGAGCTTGGCGACGACATCGGGCACCGTGGCGACACGTTTTTCGCCAGGATAGGTCTCGCGCAACACGCCAATGCACTGCGGCGATGGGGAAGATCCTGGGGCTGGGGAAGAACCCACTGCGCCCTGGACGGCGGTTCCAGCTTGCATGAACTACTCCTTGAGTTCGATGAGGAAAAAGGGGGGGGCTTTTAGAAAAGCCTATGAGCTTACCGCATTTTGCGTTGCAAGATTGGGGCGAGGGTGCCACGTCGTTCGTGCATACCGCCGCTTCCACATAGGCACAATGCCCCTGCCATATTGGCTGCCTTCCCTGTCCCATTGCTGGAACAGAACAGGCCTTTTTTGGCCCCCGGCATCCTGCCTTGTCTTCTTTTCTACTCCCTTGTCCATGTCCAACGATTTGCTGCACCGTCCTGCCCGGGTCGTCGTCGGGCTGAGTGGCGGTGTCGATTCCGCCGTCGCTGCGTGGTTACTCAAAAAGCAGGGGCATGAGGTAATTGGCGTTTTCATGAAGAACTGGGAAGACGACGACACCGAATCCCACTGCGCTGCGGCGGTGGATTTCGTCGATGCCGCTGCCGTGGCGGATGTGCTCGACATCGACATCGCGCACGTCAATTTCTCCCGCGAGTACAGGGAACGGGTTTTTGCCGACTTCCTCGAACAGCACCGGCGGGGCCGCACCCCCAACCCGGATGTGCTGTGCAACGCGGAAATCAAATTCAAGGCATTCCTGGAACATGCGATGGCAATCGGCGCGGACGCCATCGCCACCGGGCACTACGCACGTGTTCGCCACAACACGGAAACAGGGTGGTACGAGCTACTTCGTGGGGTGGATCCGTCCAAAGACCAAAGCTATTTCCTCTACCGGCTCACGCAGCAGCAGTTGTCAAAGGCGGTATTCCCCGTCGGGGGCCTGCTCAAAACCGAGGTACGGCGCATTGCCCGGGAAATCGGCCTGCCCAATGCAGCCAAGAAAGACTCGACAGGAATTTGCTTTATCGGGGAACGGCATTTCCGCACGTTCCTGACCCGGTACCTCCCCTTGCAGCGTGGGCCGATCCGGGACGAGAACGGCGTCACCCTTGGGGAACACTGCGGGCTGCCTTTTTATACCTTGGGGCAACGCAAGGGCCTTGGCATCGGCGGCGTGCGTGGCGTGCCGGAAGGCGCTTCCTGGTACGTGGCGCGCAAGGACATCCCTGCCAACACGCTGTGGGTTGTGCAGGGCCATGAACATCCCTGGCTGCTGTCCGATACCTTACATGCCAGCGATGCTTCCTGGATTGCCCCCCCCACTCCAGGGGTGGCAACGATGGGTTCCGCCAAAACACGCTACCGCCAGCGCGACGTGGCCTGCACCCTGCGCGCAGCAGAAGACGGGCGCTTCACCTTGCATTTTGCGCAGCCGCAATGGGCTGTTACTCCCGGTCAGTCCGCCGTCGTGTACGACGGAGAAGTTTGCCTCGGCGGAGGAGTCATTGATGCAGCAGGGACAACACCCTCTTCCTAAAATTTGCGTCCCTTCCACAGCGTCCCTTGACTTTGGGTACCGTGGCTTGTCTCAACTGTTTCCGGAGCGTTCCCCATGATTTTGGTTACCGGCGGTGCTGGGTTTATTGGCGCCAACTTTGTGTTGGACTGGATTGCGCAAACAGGCGAACCCGTGGTCAACCTGGACAAGCTCAGCTACGCGGGCAACCCGGAAAACCTCGACGCCCTGCATGAAGATACCCGCCACACCTTCGTCGTCGGGGACATCGCCGACCGTGCGCTGATCTCCTCCCTGCTCGAACGGCACCAGATTCGCGCCATCGTCCACTTTGCTGCGGAAAGCCATGTCGATCGCTCGATCCACGGCCCCGGCGACTTCATCCACACCAACGTCGTCGGCACCTTTCATTTGCTGGAAGCCGTGCATGGCTACTGGATGCTGCTGCCGCCGGATCGCAAGGAATCGTTCCGGTTTTTGCACGTCTCGACCGACGAGGTCTACGGTAGTCTTCGGCCTGGGGAACCGGCGTTCACCGAGCTGCACCGCGTCGAACCCAACAGCCCCTACAGCGCCAGCAAAGCGGCCAGCGACCATCTGGTTCGGGCCTGGCACCACACCTACGGGTTGCCGGTATTGACGACCAATTGCTCCAACAACTATGGTCCGTTCCAATTCCCGGAAAAACTCATTCCGCTGACCATCGTCAACGCGCTGGCGGGCAAGCTGCTTCCGATCTACGGCGATGGCCAGCAGGTGCGCGACTGGCTCTATGTCATCGACCACTGCCGCGCCATCGCCTGCGTGCTGCAAACAGGCCGCCTGGGGGAGACATACAACATCGGCGGGTGGAACGAGCAGACGAACCTCGACATCGTCCACACGATCTGCGCGCTGCTCGACGAACTACGCCCACGCGCAGACGGCAAGCCCTACCGCGAGCAGATCACCCACGTGGCAGACCGCCCCGGGCATGACCGGCGCTACGCCATCGACGCACGCAAGATCGAAGCCGAGCTGGGGTGGAAACCGGCGGAAACCTTTGCGACGGGGATCCGCAAGACCGTGCAGTGGTACCTCGACCATCCTGCGTGGATCGAGCACGTGCAAAGCGGGGCGTATCGCGAATGGATGACGCAGCAGTACCGCCCGGGGGTGGCCTGAGCACCGCGCTTCCCCCAGCCCAGGCGCAGATCGGCTGGCTGGACCGTCTGCAGCGCTTTCCCTGGAAGCGCGCCGCGCTCATCGCACGCGAGCGCTTTCGCCAGGATCATCTGGCGCTGAGCGCCAGCAGCCTGACTTTCATGACCACCATCGCGCTGGTGCCTTTCGCCACCGTGGCGCTGGCATTGTTCACGGCATTCCCCCAGTTCGCACGGCTGCAAATCACCTTGCAAAGGTGGCTGGTCGATAGCCTGATCCCCGACAGCATCGCCCGCCAGGTATTGGGATACCTGAGCCAATTTGCCGGCAAGGCGAGTCGGCTGGGCAGCGTGGGGCTGGCGGTGTTGTTCGTCACTGCGCTGGCGCTGGTACTGACGATCGACCGCACACTCAACGCCATCTGGCGCGTGCGCAAGCCCCGTCCACTGTGGCAGCGGGTACTGGTGTACTGGACGACGATCACGCTGGGGCCACTACTGCTGGCGCTGAGCGTGAGCCTGACTACCTATGCGCTGTCTGTGTCCAAGGGCATCCTCGGCACGGTTTCCGGCGGAGTGGGGTTGGCGCTGGACGCAGTGCAGTTCGTACTGCTGGCTGCGGGCATGGCGGCGATGTACCGCTATGTTCCCAACACGCGGGTGCATTGGCGCCACGCATGGGCGGGGGGGTGGTTCGTCGCTGCCGCATTCGAAATCGGCAAACGCCTGCTGGTGTGGTACTTGGCCAAGGTACCGACGTATTCCGTGCTCTACGGCACCTTTGCCACGGTGCCGATCCTGCTGGTGTGGATCTACATCGCATGGGTCATCGTCCTGCTCGGCGCGGTGCTGGCGGCGTATCTACCCAGTCTGCAAGCCAACTTGAGCGCACGGCCCCAGGAGCAAGGATGGCAATTTGCTTTGGCGCTGGACGTGCTGTGCGCCCTGGATGCCACCCACCACACGCCCCGGCGGGGCCTGCCCCTTGATGAGCTGGGCATAGCGTTAGGGGTGGAACCCGTGCAACTGGAAGGCGTGGTGGATGCGCTCGTCACCCTGGACTGGGTGGCCCGACTACAGGAAGAGCCTGAACGCCTCGTGCTCTTGATCGACCCCGACACAACCCCGCTGGAACCCCTGGTGTGTGCGCTGCTGCTGGCTTGTGGCGATGTCGCTTGGTGGCGCCGCGCCCCCCTGCCCGCGTTGCGGGTGCGGGATGCGATGAGGGGATCAGGAGATGAGGGGATCAAAGAGGTGTGCGTACCCGTAGCGTAGGGTCAGGAACAGAGGCGGCGCGCCAAGTCAGAACCGGCAGGAATGGCGCGCTGATCCATCGTGTCGTACAGCGAATCGATTTGCTGGGCGATATCTTCCATGGCCTCGGCATGCAAAGCCACGCCAGCTTCGTCGGTAATGGCTGCACCCAGCTTGGCAGCCATGGCTGCGGACACTGTGCGCAAGCGCTGGAAAGGGGCTTCGCTGCGGGGAACCAGTGCGATTTCCCAACCCAGTTCTATTTGATGCAATTCCGATTCGGACTTCGTATCGGCCCACGCAGCGCGCACATCGAATTGCAAGCCCAGCACGGGAAAAGATGTCGTTGCGCTGGGCAATACCCACTTGCCCAACACGGCGCCAGGTACGAAACCCATCTCCCTGGCGATCTCTTGCACGTAGTCCACCCCCCATGCCCCATGGGTGACGCGCAATTGAAAAAACAACCGCCCGTCGTGGGCGCAGGCAAACTGGTATAGGTCTTGCGCACGCGCCAACACTGCGTCTTCCGCGACATGTTCGGCAACCCCATGGATTGCGTTGGCGCAACGGCGAACCACTTCTTCACATTCGACCAGCTCGGCGGGTGTCAAACTGCCAGCACGGTCTACGAGCTGAACCCCCGCACGCAAACGCCCGTAGCGTTGGTCTGCTTGCAGCCCTTCCCAACGTTGCCGGGTTTCATTCCACCCCTCGATGGCAAAGGCCTTGGTTCCCACACGGGCCATGTCCGGCATCACGGCCATCGCCGTATGACCGGCCACGGGAGCAGGCACCGAAATGGGAATCAATAGGTCGATCACCTCGTTCAGCGCAGGCCGTGGGAAGCGCGCAGACCGCACCACAGGGCAGGCGGCAGGCCGGGGTGCGGGGCCAGGCGCCGTAGACGGTGCGGCAGCGGTAGGGAGATGGGCGGGGAGATTGGCAGGGATAGCAGCATCCTGGGCAGCGCCGTCCTCCGTAATCGGGTGATCGACCAAGGATGGCTCGACGTCCTCCACGCCTTCAAGCCGGGAACGCAAGGTGCTGCGATGGGGAGCATGCAGCGTTGCATTGCGACGGAACTGCCAGTAGGTGTACCCGCCGAGTGCGACGAGTACCAGACCTCCGAAGAGAGTGAGCGCGGTTTGCAATGCATCCATGTTGTCAATCTGTTACTGCCGGGTTGGGCTACCGAAATACCGCACCGACTGCTTTGCCAGTGTGGGAGCGGTGGAATCCGCCGCCGACGACGGAGCAGGAGTGCTCAAGCCCCTCGCTGCATTTTGGCCAGCACTTGGGTATAGCTGAAATACTTTTTGTTGGAAGGGTTGATGGCATGCACCCGGTTGAGGAGATCGCGAACCTCGGCTGCCAGGATTTCTCGGTACCCTTCCTTGCTCATCTGCGCGATCAACAGCCCACACAGATTGACGATCATCACCTCGCTGGAAGGCAGGCGCTTGACGGCGGAGCGCAGCAATTTCAGCCCCTGCTGAAAATCCCCCTGCTTGGCAAACAACACACCCTGGTTGTTGATGTCGATGACCTCTTTGCGGGAGGCTTCGATCAGGGCATGCCCCTCCTCGGCCAGATGTTCCCGCACCAGCAGGTGTTCGACCTCCCCGGACAACTCGGCATTCTCGTGGTTGTTCTTGACGACTTCACCGAGCAGTTGGAACGCCTTGTGCTTATCGCCAAGCTGAAGATGCGACTTGGCCAAATCGATCATCAGATCCGCAGAGAGCTGGCTGCCGAGTTGGTTGGCCAATTGCTCGGCATTCGCCAAGGCAGCCCTGGCCATGTCGGACTGGCCCATTTTTTGGTAGACCCTGCTTTCCACCGTCGCCGTCTGCAACGCGGCTATGGGGTTGAAACGGAAGTCGGCCTTGCTGCGCTTGAGCACGTGCAACGCTTCCATGGCTTCGTTGGAATCGGACAGCACATCGGCCAGCCGGGCATACGCAGCCGGGCTTTTGTGCGCAGAAAACTCGCCAATCTTGATCGTTTTCTCGAACGCCGTCTTGGCCACATCCAACTCGCCATTCCTGTACGCCACGTCACCCAGCGCCTTTTGGCGCATCGGGGAATTGGGCGAGAGCTTGGTTGCCTCCAGCAATACCTGCTGTGCCATGACCATGTTGCCCATCGCTTGGTATGACTTGGCCAACCAATCTGCGGCCTCGATATACATCGGGTTGTCCGTCAGCACCTGGCTGAAGAGCAAGGCTGCACCTTCGTAGTCTGCGCTGTTGAAGAGCACCTTGCCCAGCCCCGTCTTGGCCCACGAGACATTGCGCTGCGCCAGCACGACCTCGAACAGCTCGCGTGCGGAAGCATCGTCCCCGACGGTCAACAACAAATCACTTTTGATGCGCAAGACTTCCTGGGGATTGACGGCCTGGGACTGCAAGAGCTTGTCGCAATGCGCAATGGCGGCAGCGTAGTCCTGGGATCGGATGCTGGCTTCGATCACACCCAGGGATTGTTTGCGTGCGAGGAGTTTTTCGATGCGCGACTGCAGCAACACCTGGTTGATGGGTTTGAGGAGGTAGTCGTCCGGGCGCGTCTCCGCAGCTCCCATCACCATGTCGGGGGTTTTTTCTGCGGTGACCATCACCCAGATCGTCGAGACCCCGACCAAATTCCGCATCTTGGCTTCTTCCAACACCTGCTGGCCGTTGGGGCCTTGGCCGAGGTTGAAGTCGCAGATCACGATGTCGTACCGGGAAGACGACAGGTGGCTGATCGCGTCGCGGCCACTGTTCGCAGTGTCGATCTGGTGGACCCCCATGTACTTCACGAAGTCGCGCAACATCGTGCGCATTCCCTGGAAGTCATCAATGATCAACGCACTGGCTTGCTTGAGAGAAAGAGTCATCGCACGCCCTCCGCACGGAGCCTGGGGAAGCAGTCATGGCAGTGATAGCCGTGAGCCCTGCAGCGCAAGGCCCGTTCAGGGCAGTTGCACGACAAAGCAACCGCCACCATACAGCCCACCGTTCTCGATCGTCAGCGAACCGCATCGCCCACCGTTCTGGTGCATCTTGGCCACCTGCGCGGAGAAATAAAACCCCAGCCCGGTACTGCCGCTGTAAAAGTTGGAACTTTTGTTGGCGCACACCCCATGGCAGTGGAGCATCGATTCGGGGTAACCACTGCCGTTGTCTTCGACCCGAAGGCACAGCCCGCCATCGCAAGGGATCGCAGCGATACGTATTTGGTCTTTGGTGTAGTTGAAGGCGTTGTTGAGCGCGTTGAGCAACACGCCAGACAGCAAATCCTTGTCGAAGTACCAGTAACACCCTGGGTCGCAATCCACCTGCACACTAATGCCTTTGAAATCCATCATCGAATGGGTTTGCAACAGCGCTTCGTCGATGACATCCCGCACCGATTGTTCGGAAATGTCGAGGGGATAGATGGCTTTGCCGAATTTGTAGAGCGTCAAGAGCTGGATCAGATTGGCGTTCATGCGATACGCCTGCGCAATGACGCCAACGAGGGTCTTGAAGCTGTCTCGATCCCCCCGGGACTGCGCATCCAATGCCATACATTCGAGAGCACTGACCTGGATATTGACCGAGTTTTTCATGTCGTGGATCGACGACGCGATCAAATCCGTAAAGCTGATTTCTTCGGCGGTCATGGCAGAAGTCTGGGGATACCAGATCGAGATGAAACTGCAAAGGATTCTAGGGGGCCACGAATCGGTAGCCCCTGACGGCACTGCAGCAAGCGGCCCGTCACCCAAAGACGAATTCCGCCGACCCGTGCTGGGTATCGACGTCAACGGTGATCGTGCTCTTGGGCGGGAAGCGCCCTTCGAGCAACAGGGTGGAGAGCGGGTTTTCGATATGCTGCTGAATGGCCCGTTTGAGGGGACGTGCGCCAAACAGGGGGTCGAAGCCCACCTTGGCCAGTTCGGCCACTGCGGCTTCCCGCACTTCGAGGTGCAAATCCAATTTGGCTAGGCGCTCGGTCAACACGGCAAGCTGGATGCGTGCAATGCCTGCAATGTGCGCGGCATCCAGGGCATGGAAAACCACCGTCTCGTCGATGCGGTTGAGAAACTCCGGCCGGAAATAGTTTTTGAGTTCCGCCAACACGGCTTTGCGCATCTGCGCCCCATCCTCCCCCGCCATGTTCTGGATGAGCTGGGAGCCAATGTTGCTCGTCATCACGACAACCGTGTTTTTGAAGTCGACCGTGCGCCCCTGGCTATCGGTCAGGCGGCCATCGTCGAGCACTTGCAGCAACACATTGAATACGTCCGGGTGGGCTTTTTCGATCTCGTCGAAGAGCACGACGCTATAGGGGTTGCGCCGCACTGCCTCCGTCAGATGCCCGCCTTCCTCGTACCCCACGTATCCGGGCGGGGCACCGATCAGCCGTGCCACGGCGTGTTTTTCCATGTATTCGCTCATGTCGATGCGCAGCAGGTGGTTTTCCGCATCGAACAGAAACGCCGCCAGCGCCTTGCACAGCTCGGTCTTGCCCACCCCTGTAGGGCCTAGGAATAGAAAAGATCCCGTTGGCCGGTTCGGATCGGACAGGCCCGAACGCGCCCTGCGGATGGCATGGGCCACTGCTGCGATGGCTTCGTCTTGCCCCACCACGCGCTGGTGCAAGTGCTTCTCCATTGCCAGGAGCTTTTCTCGCTCCCCTTGCATCATCTTGGAGACGGGAATACCCGTGGCGCGGCTGACGACTTCGGCGATTTCCTGCGCGCCGACCTGCGTGCGCAGCAATCGGGGAACAGCACCCTCTTCGCGGTGCGATTCGCGCACCTGCGCTTCCCGCAGGCGCTTTTCCAGCTCGGGCAGCTTGCCGTATTGCAATTCGGCCACCTTGTTGAAGTCGCCCTTGCGCGTGTGCTGGGCAATCGTCGTTTTGAGCGCGTCGATCTCCTCACGCAGGTGTTGGCTGCCCAACGCACTGGCTTTCTCGAACTTCCACACTTCTTCGAGCGAAGCGATTTGCGAGCGCAACGAACCGATTTCCGTCTCGATCAGCTCCAGGCGCTTGAGCGAGGCATCGTCCTGCTCTTTCTTGACCGCCTCGCGCTCGATCTGCAACTGGATGAGCCTGCGGTCGAGTTTGTCGATGGCCTCAGGCTTGGAATCCATTTCGATCTTGACTTTCGACGCAGCCTCGTCGATCAGATCAATGGCCTTGTCGGGCAGGAAGCGATCCGTGACGTAGCGGTTCGACAGTTCTGCCGCAGCAACGATGGCGGGGTCGGTGATGTCGACGTTGTGGTGTTTTTCGTAGCGTTCTTTCAGCCCGCGCAGGATTGCGATCGTCGCTTCCACCGAAGGTTCCCCGACGAGGATCTTTTGGAACCGGCGTTCGAGCGCCGCATCTTTTTCGATGTACTTGCGGTATTCGTCGAGCGTCGTCGCGCCGACGCAATGCAGCTCGCCCCGCGCCAGCGCGGGCTTGAGCATGTTGCCGGCATCCATGGCCCCTTCCGCCTTGCCTGCGCCGACCATCGTGTGCAGCTCGTCGATGAAGACGATGGTTTGCCCTTCATCCCGCGATAGTTCGCGCAGCACGCTCTTGAGGCGTTCCTCAAATTCCCCCCGGTACTTGGCCCCGGCAAGCAGCGCGGCCAGATCGAGTGCAAGCACTTTCTTGTTTTTGAGCGTATCGGGCACTTCCCCGGCGACGATGCGCTGCGCCAGCCCTTCGACGATGGCAGTTTTGCCCACGCCGGGTTCGCCAATGAGCACCGGGTTGTTTTTGGTGCGGCGCTGAAGCACCTGGATGGCACGGCGAATCTCGTCGTCGCGCCCGATCACGGGGTCGAGCTTGCCTTGTCTGGCGCGTTCGGTCAGGTCGAGGCAGTATTTGCGCAGGGATTCACGCTGGTTTTCCGCATCGGCGCTATCCACGCCTTGGCCGGCACGCACGGTGTCGATCACGGCTTCCAGGTTCTTGCGCGCCAGTCCATGAGCGCGCGCTTGCTCCCCCGCAGTGCTCTTGGCGTCGGACAGCGCAAGCAGCACCATCTCGCTGGACAGGTACGCATCCCCGCGCTTGAGCGACTCCTTTTCCGCCTGCTGGAGCAGCGTGACCAAGTCTCTGCCGACTTGCACCTGCGCGTCCCCGGAAACCTGTGGCAGCTTTTTCAGCGCCGCTTCCGAAGCGGCCAGCCAGCCAGCGACGTGTACCCCCGCGCGTTGCAGCAGCGGCAGCGGGCCATCGGCCTGCCGCAGCAACGCAACGACCAAGTGCGCAGGCTCGATGTACGGATGATCCCCCCCCAGCGCCAGCGTTTGGGCATCGCCCAGAGCCTGCTGCAAGGTATTCGTCATTTTTTCGGTGCGCATGTCGGTTCTCCCCGTAGTGTGTTGTGGGTACAGGTTGGGGCCTGGCGGGGGTTTTCAATGTGAAAGCCGTGATTCCGTCATTCCCGCGAAAGCGGGAATCCAGTGCATCGTCACCATCGTCACAGCTTGGCGCGACTTGGAATCCCAACGAAAATGGGTACATACGATGGCCCCGCTGGGGGAAGGAACCGTCCGCGCAGACTCCACCCACCCCCGGGCGCGTCTGCGGCCCGAATCGAAAAAAATGCGATGGCGCTCCATCATGAAATGCATAAACTGGGATCCTGAAAAGAATCGCAATCAGGTCGGTACGTGCCCATTGACGTTATTCTCGGTAACACTGAAAACGAATCGTCTTTTGATCAAATCAGACCGATGGTGAAAAGATAGAAGTTCCATGATAACAATGTTGCCGAAGGGAAACCGCCAATACTAATTTCTTCATCAGAATCGAAGGATGCTTTGACAAAATCACTGCATGAGCGTAGAATCTTGCTATGGAGGAAAAAATGAAGGACATCAATGAACTGATAAAAACTGACCCGGAATTGTTTGACTACCCGGACTACAGGGGGTCAAAGTATGTTGATCCTACGACGCGGCCAGAATTCGATCGCTTACCGGAATACCTAAAGCAGGGGCTACTAACCCCGGAGGCAATAGAAACGAATAGGCGCATCCTAGAGGGGCAGGAAAAAAGAGAGCGAGAAAAATAGGGCGACGGGCGACGACCGGTATCGCCCGTCGTGACACAAGCATATAGGCCACCAACAAGGTGTACCCCTATGTGCGATCTCACGAAAATCCGTCTGCTGTTTTTCTTCAAGTCCGAGCAACGATCGTTATTCGATGCAGTGGTGCCCGTCAAGGGGCACACAGACAAGGCGGGGCACTACATCAAGCCGCACTACGCCAAGCGGTGGAAGAGCCGACGAAGGTCAAGGCACGCGCTGTGCCGGTGCAGGATACGTTGTTTGGGGAAGCGCCCAAACCGGCTTCGACCGGCAGCAAGGTGCCAGCAAAACTGGCCGCGGCGATCCAGAAAATGGGCGGGTACAAACACCTGCTGCAAGTGATCGAGGAAGCGCCGGATGCCCCACGAAAGAAGATGCTGGGGCTAATCGCTGGCATGGGCAAGATGAGCGAATCCGACGTTGTGGAGTGGATTCGCGGGGAGATCGGGCGGTGCGATGGTCAACAGGATGACCGCGGCGACGACGACCAGGAAGGAGACGAGGAAGACTTCGGGCGGGGCGGCGAGATGCGCAAGGCGAATCCGAACCATGACGATTTGGGCAGGTTCACTACCGCGATGGAATCTGCAAAAAATGTCGTAAGAGGCGTCATCCAAAAGTGGAAGTCAAAGGACTTTTCTGGGAAGGCGTCCACTTTTCTTCCTGTTGACATCCGCATATCTGCCATTGCATCGACGATAGGGCTGGATATTGACGGGTTTGGCCATTCCATTGACACATACGCGATTCAACACATCATGAACCATCATGGTGACGCTGAACAGGAAAAGAAGCGCGGACAAGTGCCAGTAACGGAAGACGATCTCCTTCTCATCCCTGATGTTCTATCCAACCCAGATGCGGTAAGGGTTGGAGATTTGAACAGAATAGGAAGGAAATGTATAAGCTATGTGAAGCACATGCCTGACGATACGCAAATGGTGGTACAGGAGGTTCGTACAGGCAGAAAACAACTGTCGCTGCAAACCATGTGGAAGTACCCCGGTACGCGTGATGCCGATGCATTGCTGCGCGACCCCAAACTCTACGCCCAAGACGTTACCGGGGATAAGCCGATTGTCGTCCATTTTGGATCGTCTGCCAAGATGCACAAGGCCATCCCTGTCCACCTGCCGCATAAAAACAGGGTGGAAGAAGATGCCAGTGGCCGACTTTTCTACGACCACGAGCTGATGGAAGTTGAGCGAGCCGATCAGCTTTCATCGCAATGGGGCGAGTCTCTTTCGAGTAATCATCCCCTGCTGTCGGCTCGCTTGAATTCTTACACAGTTGAGCCTCTTGCAAAACCCCGATTCCGAGGCTGAATTTTTGCTGGTTGAGGCAAGAAAATCGGGTGCGGGCGCGCCATTTCTGGCAAGATGAAGTTCTTCAATCCGACATCGAACGCCCGCAAAATGAATAGTAATCGACGCGAACTTCTCATGCAACGCTGGAGCATTGTCCAGGAAGAGCTTTTGCCCGAACTCTGGAATGAGGTGGGGCCGTTGACACCCAAACTGGAGAAAGTGATCCATACCCTGGAGTGGGTTCGCCTTGAGGAGTATGTACGGGCATCGTGGTGCGGTCTCGGTCGCCCGCCGCACGAACGCTCGTGGCTGGCAAACGCTTTTGTCGCCAAGGTGGTATTGGGGATTACCACGACGGTGGGGTTGATCGAACGTCTGTCCGTGGATCGTTCCTTGCGCCGCATCTGTGGTTTTCCGACCCAAAAAGTGCTGCCTTCGGAAGCCACCTTCTCGCGCGCCTTCGACGAATTTGCCAAGGCCCGCTTGGCCGAGCGGGTGCATGAAGCCTTGATCCAAAAACACCTCGGCAAGGAGCTGATTGGGCACATCAGCCGGGATGGCACAGCCATCGAAGCACGCGAGCGCCCCTGTTCGGTCAAGGCAACACAAGCGCCGTCATCCGTTCCCACAACCACCCCAGCGACCGACGCTCCACCAGCATCCCAGCCAACGGCCACAGTCTGCGATACGCCGGTCGCGCCCAAGCGGCGGCGTGGGCGCCCAAAGAGTGGGGAAGAACGCCAGCAGACGGCCAAAACCTCCCCATTAGCGCGTCAGCGTATACAAACACTGGCTGAGATGATCGAGGAGATTCCCACAGCTTGTGATCGG contains:
- the mnmA gene encoding tRNA 2-thiouridine(34) synthase MnmA; translated protein: MSNDLLHRPARVVVGLSGGVDSAVAAWLLKKQGHEVIGVFMKNWEDDDTESHCAAAVDFVDAAAVADVLDIDIAHVNFSREYRERVFADFLEQHRRGRTPNPDVLCNAEIKFKAFLEHAMAIGADAIATGHYARVRHNTETGWYELLRGVDPSKDQSYFLYRLTQQQLSKAVFPVGGLLKTEVRRIAREIGLPNAAKKDSTGICFIGERHFRTFLTRYLPLQRGPIRDENGVTLGEHCGLPFYTLGQRKGLGIGGVRGVPEGASWYVARKDIPANTLWVVQGHEHPWLLSDTLHASDASWIAPPTPGVATMGSAKTRYRQRDVACTLRAAEDGRFTLHFAQPQWAVTPGQSAVVYDGEVCLGGGVIDAAGTTPSS
- the rfbB gene encoding dTDP-glucose 4,6-dehydratase yields the protein MILVTGGAGFIGANFVLDWIAQTGEPVVNLDKLSYAGNPENLDALHEDTRHTFVVGDIADRALISSLLERHQIRAIVHFAAESHVDRSIHGPGDFIHTNVVGTFHLLEAVHGYWMLLPPDRKESFRFLHVSTDEVYGSLRPGEPAFTELHRVEPNSPYSASKAASDHLVRAWHHTYGLPVLTTNCSNNYGPFQFPEKLIPLTIVNALAGKLLPIYGDGQQVRDWLYVIDHCRAIACVLQTGRLGETYNIGGWNEQTNLDIVHTICALLDELRPRADGKPYREQITHVADRPGHDRRYAIDARKIEAELGWKPAETFATGIRKTVQWYLDHPAWIEHVQSGAYREWMTQQYRPGVA
- a CDS encoding sensor histidine kinase, with translation MTAEEISFTDLIASSIHDMKNSVNIQVSALECMALDAQSRGDRDSFKTLVGVIAQAYRMNANLIQLLTLYKFGKAIYPLDISEQSVRDVIDEALLQTHSMMDFKGISVQVDCDPGCYWYFDKDLLSGVLLNALNNAFNYTKDQIRIAAIPCDGGLCLRVEDNGSGYPESMLHCHGVCANKSSNFYSGSTGLGFYFSAQVAKMHQNGGRCGSLTIENGGLYGGGCFVVQLP
- a CDS encoding tetratricopeptide repeat-containing response regulator is translated as MTLSLKQASALIIDDFQGMRTMLRDFVKYMGVHQIDTANSGRDAISHLSSSRYDIVICDFNLGQGPNGQQVLEEAKMRNLVGVSTIWVMVTAEKTPDMVMGAAETRPDDYLLKPINQVLLQSRIEKLLARKQSLGVIEASIRSQDYAAAIAHCDKLLQSQAVNPQEVLRIKSDLLLTVGDDASARELFEVVLAQRNVSWAKTGLGKVLFNSADYEGAALLFSQVLTDNPMYIEAADWLAKSYQAMGNMVMAQQVLLEATKLSPNSPMRQKALGDVAYRNGELDVAKTAFEKTIKIGEFSAHKSPAAYARLADVLSDSNEAMEALHVLKRSKADFRFNPIAALQTATVESRVYQKMGQSDMARAALANAEQLANQLGSQLSADLMIDLAKSHLQLGDKHKAFQLLGEVVKNNHENAELSGEVEHLLVREHLAEEGHALIEASRKEVIDINNQGVLFAKQGDFQQGLKLLRSAVKRLPSSEVMIVNLCGLLIAQMSKEGYREILAAEVRDLLNRVHAINPSNKKYFSYTQVLAKMQRGA
- a CDS encoding YihY family inner membrane protein, producing MDDAAVPPGGGLSTALPPAQAQIGWLDRLQRFPWKRAALIARERFRQDHLALSASSLTFMTTIALVPFATVALALFTAFPQFARLQITLQRWLVDSLIPDSIARQVLGYLSQFAGKASRLGSVGLAVLFVTALALVLTIDRTLNAIWRVRKPRPLWQRVLVYWTTITLGPLLLALSVSLTTYALSVSKGILGTVSGGVGLALDAVQFVLLAAGMAAMYRYVPNTRVHWRHAWAGGWFVAAAFEIGKRLLVWYLAKVPTYSVLYGTFATVPILLVWIYIAWVIVLLGAVLAAYLPSLQANLSARPQEQGWQFALALDVLCALDATHHTPRRGLPLDELGIALGVEPVQLEGVVDALVTLDWVARLQEEPERLVLLIDPDTTPLEPLVCALLLACGDVAWWRRAPLPALRVRDAMRGSGDEGIKEVCVPVA